Proteins encoded within one genomic window of Actinoplanes octamycinicus:
- a CDS encoding lipopolysaccharide biosynthesis protein: MTVTDTAQTRGHLAKLLGRESLYMILYATQLIFAALCTPLITRVLGVGQYGTVTAAIAIHQVIFVFAGLSLQSAVQREYAARRNPLGARRLTAAALLVAVAVTVLGWVTAAWWSAPLGLSGDLRPVRLGVLWAGAAAATAVTLALLRSQDRLAAFVSVTFFQSVVLNVASLAAIHFYRPSAEVFLACAVGAQGAAALTGILLARPAWTGWWQRDLLDRALRFALPLVPAEMSTFLLNTSDRLIIGAQLSAEEVARYQVAYNVASMPMLLLSILNSAWMPRFFGIADETERRTAVAAGRDALYRLMVPVLAGFAFGAPLVAHLWAPASYHTEQLGFVMALVLLAAIPFTAQLAVVQALTAQGRTVLTATATILAAVVNVLLNLLFVPVWGLAGAAGATLVAYGLLFLVLLAFGRGSAIPPTPVRIRLQLALGVLLALGVAGLAETPLTLAIRWAGGATALVWFLLVLRGLRRDTRAVA; encoded by the coding sequence GTGACGGTGACCGACACGGCGCAGACTCGCGGTCACCTCGCGAAGCTGCTGGGTCGGGAATCGCTGTACATGATCCTGTACGCCACCCAGCTGATCTTCGCGGCGCTCTGCACGCCGCTGATCACCCGGGTCCTCGGCGTCGGGCAGTACGGCACGGTCACCGCGGCGATCGCCATCCACCAGGTGATCTTCGTGTTCGCCGGGCTGAGCCTGCAGTCCGCGGTGCAGCGGGAGTACGCCGCCCGCCGCAACCCGCTCGGCGCCCGCCGGCTCACCGCCGCGGCCCTGCTGGTCGCCGTGGCCGTCACGGTGCTGGGCTGGGTCACGGCGGCCTGGTGGAGCGCCCCGCTGGGCCTGTCCGGTGATCTCCGGCCGGTCCGGCTCGGCGTGCTCTGGGCCGGCGCGGCCGCCGCGACCGCGGTGACCCTGGCGTTGCTGCGCAGCCAGGACCGGCTGGCCGCGTTCGTCTCGGTGACCTTCTTCCAGTCGGTGGTGCTCAACGTGGCGAGCCTCGCGGCGATCCACTTCTACCGGCCCTCGGCGGAGGTCTTCCTGGCCTGCGCGGTGGGCGCCCAGGGCGCGGCCGCGCTGACCGGGATCCTGCTGGCCCGCCCGGCCTGGACCGGCTGGTGGCAGCGCGACCTGTTGGACCGGGCGCTGCGGTTCGCGCTGCCGCTGGTGCCGGCCGAGATGAGCACCTTCCTGCTGAACACCTCGGACCGGCTGATCATCGGCGCCCAGCTGAGCGCCGAGGAGGTGGCCCGCTACCAGGTCGCCTACAACGTCGCGTCGATGCCGATGCTGCTGCTGTCGATCCTGAACAGCGCGTGGATGCCCCGGTTCTTCGGGATCGCCGACGAGACCGAGCGGCGGACCGCGGTGGCGGCCGGCCGGGACGCGCTGTACCGGCTGATGGTGCCGGTGCTGGCCGGCTTCGCGTTCGGGGCGCCGCTGGTCGCGCATCTCTGGGCGCCGGCGTCGTACCACACCGAGCAGCTCGGCTTCGTGATGGCGCTGGTGCTGCTCGCGGCCATCCCGTTCACCGCGCAGCTGGCCGTGGTCCAGGCGCTGACCGCCCAGGGCCGGACCGTGCTGACCGCCACCGCCACGATCCTCGCCGCGGTGGTGAACGTGCTGCTCAACCTGCTCTTCGTGCCGGTGTGGGGGCTGGCCGGCGCGGCCGGGGCGACGCTGGTCGCGTACGGATTGCTGTTCCTGGTCCTGCTCGCCTTCGGCCGCGGGTCGGCGATCCCGCCCACACCGGTCCGGATCCGCCTGCAGCTCGCCCTCGGCGTGCTGCTCGCGCTGGGCGTCGCCGGCCTCGCCGAGACCCCGCTGACCCTGGCGATCCGGTGGGCCGGCGGGGCGACCGCGCTGGTCTGGTTCCTGCTGGTGCTGCGCGGCCTGCGCCGGGATACCCGCGCGGTCGCCTGA
- a CDS encoding glycosyltransferase family 2 protein, translating to MVRIAQLELTEPAPALRESGPVRLLVRDAGRPVAFLPITVPAGGLTPDEVTALVRRAAPPDAAALAGPAGSTGRVPTATVVVTTCVASESLARTLRGVRAQTVAPVQTVVVDNRPATSGVAEFLAAEGFTEVVLVREPQPGLSRARNAGLAAATGEIVAYTDDDVVLDSRWVESLTSAFAADERIACVTGLILPLELATPAQLIFEEFGGFAKGFQVRDFDLGEHRGPGALYPYAAGVFGTGANSSFRAADLRALGGFDETLGMGTPALGGEDLDIHLSVVRSGRMLRYEPAALVWHRHHPDERSLRRQIHSYGVGMAAMVAKRWATSPEERRELTGRLAAGLRHLLAPGSPKNAGRTRSYPVSLTLLELAGVARGPFAYWQSRARGTRKAAA from the coding sequence ATGGTACGGATCGCTCAGCTGGAGCTCACCGAACCCGCACCGGCGCTGCGGGAGAGCGGGCCGGTCCGCCTCCTGGTCCGCGACGCCGGCCGGCCGGTGGCCTTCCTGCCGATCACCGTCCCGGCCGGCGGGCTGACCCCGGACGAGGTGACGGCGCTGGTCCGGCGGGCGGCGCCGCCCGACGCCGCGGCCCTGGCCGGCCCGGCCGGCTCGACCGGCCGGGTGCCGACCGCCACCGTGGTGGTCACCACCTGCGTGGCCAGCGAGTCGCTGGCCCGGACCCTGCGGGGGGTGCGGGCGCAGACCGTGGCGCCGGTGCAGACCGTGGTGGTGGACAACCGGCCGGCCACCTCCGGCGTCGCCGAGTTCCTCGCCGCCGAAGGGTTCACCGAGGTGGTGCTGGTGCGCGAGCCGCAGCCGGGCCTGTCCCGGGCGCGCAACGCGGGTCTGGCCGCGGCCACCGGGGAGATCGTCGCCTACACCGACGACGACGTGGTGCTGGACAGCCGCTGGGTGGAGTCGCTGACCTCGGCGTTCGCCGCGGACGAGCGGATCGCCTGCGTCACCGGGCTGATCCTGCCGCTGGAGCTGGCCACCCCGGCGCAGCTGATCTTCGAGGAGTTCGGCGGGTTCGCCAAGGGCTTCCAGGTGCGCGACTTCGACCTCGGGGAGCACCGGGGGCCGGGGGCGCTCTACCCGTACGCGGCCGGGGTCTTCGGGACCGGGGCGAACAGCTCGTTCCGCGCCGCGGACCTGCGGGCGCTCGGCGGCTTCGACGAGACACTCGGCATGGGCACCCCGGCGCTGGGCGGCGAGGACCTGGACATCCACCTCAGCGTGGTCCGGTCCGGCCGGATGCTGCGCTACGAACCGGCCGCCCTGGTCTGGCACCGCCACCACCCGGACGAGCGGTCGCTGCGCCGGCAGATCCACAGCTACGGCGTCGGCATGGCGGCCATGGTCGCCAAGCGCTGGGCGACCAGCCCGGAGGAGCGCCGCGAGCTGACCGGCCGGCTGGCCGCCGGGCTGCGCCACCTGCTCGCCCCGGGGAGCCCGAAGAACGCCGGCCGGACCCGGTCGTACCCGGTGTCGCTGACCCTGCTCGAACTGGCCGGCGTCGCTCGCGGCCCGTTCGCCTACTGGCAGAGCCGGGCCCGCGGGACCCGGAAGGCCGCCGCGTGA
- a CDS encoding glycosyltransferase family 2 protein — translation MTTDHHVYTPVARTYGTPLREPVSVLICAYTMRRWDDVLAAVDSVRPQLGGRDEVILVVDHNAELRAGLEARFAGTPWLRILSNTGKQGLSGARNTGVAAARHDIVIFLDDDATAEPGMVAAMVLAMEEERVVAVGGTPLPAWPAAVRPWWFPPEFDWVVGCAYVGLPTRRAEVRNVIGAVMAFRRGVLDRVGPFSTEVGRVGTLPLGCEETELCIRVRQQLPGAVIYHLPDARVRHRVTPDRTTWRYFLSRCYSEGVSKAMVSRLVGSGDALSTERRYVTRILPRAVGRSLLGVARGRLAAAGPGVAVLCGLAATGAGYLRGSLTR, via the coding sequence ATGACCACGGATCACCACGTGTACACCCCGGTCGCGCGGACCTACGGCACGCCGCTGCGCGAGCCGGTCTCGGTGCTCATCTGCGCCTACACGATGCGCCGGTGGGACGACGTGCTGGCCGCGGTCGACTCGGTCCGGCCGCAGCTCGGCGGCCGCGACGAGGTGATCCTGGTGGTCGACCACAACGCGGAGCTGCGGGCCGGGCTGGAGGCCCGGTTCGCCGGCACGCCGTGGCTGCGGATCCTGTCGAACACCGGCAAGCAGGGCCTGTCCGGCGCCCGGAACACCGGCGTCGCCGCGGCCCGGCACGACATCGTGATCTTCCTGGACGACGACGCCACCGCCGAGCCGGGCATGGTGGCCGCGATGGTCCTGGCGATGGAGGAGGAGCGGGTGGTGGCGGTCGGCGGCACCCCGCTGCCGGCCTGGCCGGCCGCGGTCCGGCCGTGGTGGTTCCCGCCGGAGTTCGACTGGGTGGTCGGCTGCGCCTACGTCGGCCTGCCCACCCGGCGCGCCGAGGTCCGCAACGTGATCGGCGCCGTGATGGCGTTCCGGCGCGGGGTGCTGGACCGGGTCGGCCCGTTCTCCACCGAGGTCGGCCGGGTCGGCACCCTGCCGCTGGGCTGCGAGGAGACCGAGCTGTGCATCCGGGTCCGGCAGCAGCTGCCCGGCGCGGTCATCTACCACCTGCCCGACGCCCGGGTGCGGCACCGGGTCACCCCGGACCGGACGACCTGGCGGTACTTCCTGAGCCGGTGCTACAGCGAGGGCGTCTCCAAGGCGATGGTGTCCCGGCTGGTCGGCTCCGGCGACGCGCTGTCCACCGAGCGCCGGTACGTCACCCGGATCCTGCCCCGCGCCGTCGGCCGCAGCCTGCTCGGCGTGGCCCGCGGCCGGCTCGCCGCCGCCGGTCCGGGCGTGGCGGTGCTCTGCGGCCTGGCCGCCACCGGCGCCGGCTACCTGCGCGGCAGCCTGACCCGCTGA
- a CDS encoding polysaccharide deacetylase family protein gives MPPSDTGSGTSGLVPVLLYHSVSATRRDDPWQVSADDFRADMTAVVASGRTPLTATRYAAALRGEAELPARPVLITFDDGFADFADEALPILTGLGLPATLFVTTGWIGTTGMLSAAAIGDLAAAGPVEIGAHSVTHPHLDLLGRRAARDEAGASRGALEDLLGRPVTAFAFPHGSHRRQTVAAVRAAGFAAAFAVKNALSHRADDPFAIARYTVHAASTRGQVAAVLAGDGPAAWGGERLITTAYRAVRFARHRGRPVPHPFAV, from the coding sequence ATGCCGCCGTCCGACACCGGTTCAGGGACATCGGGCCTGGTCCCGGTGCTCCTGTACCACTCGGTGTCGGCCACCCGGCGGGACGATCCGTGGCAGGTCTCGGCGGACGACTTCCGGGCCGACATGACCGCCGTGGTGGCCTCCGGGCGCACCCCGCTGACCGCCACCCGGTACGCCGCCGCGCTGCGCGGTGAGGCGGAACTGCCGGCCCGGCCGGTGCTGATCACCTTCGACGACGGGTTCGCCGACTTCGCCGACGAGGCGCTGCCGATCCTGACCGGGCTCGGCCTGCCCGCGACGCTCTTCGTCACCACCGGATGGATCGGCACCACCGGCATGCTCTCCGCGGCGGCGATCGGCGACCTCGCGGCCGCCGGGCCGGTCGAGATCGGCGCGCACTCGGTCACCCACCCGCACCTCGACCTGCTCGGCCGCCGGGCGGCGCGGGACGAGGCCGGCGCCAGCCGGGGCGCGCTGGAGGACCTGCTCGGCCGGCCGGTCACCGCGTTCGCCTTCCCGCACGGCAGTCACCGGCGGCAGACCGTGGCCGCGGTGCGGGCGGCCGGGTTCGCCGCCGCGTTCGCGGTGAAGAACGCGCTGTCCCACCGGGCCGACGACCCGTTCGCGATCGCCCGCTACACGGTGCACGCCGCGTCCACCCGCGGGCAGGTCGCCGCGGTGCTGGCCGGCGACGGGCCGGCCGCGTGGGGCGGTGAACGCCTGATCACCACGGCGTACCGGGCGGTCCGCTTCGCCCGGCACCGCGGCCGTCCGGTGCCGCACCCGTTCGCGGTGTGA
- a CDS encoding N-acetylmuramoyl-L-alanine amidase, which produces MNRKLAIGWGAAVAVLAAGGGVAALTWPSGPGDSTVAAGVTVLPPDPRPEPPRIKTALHTVDVATPSGVPQRDTERFSLLGVTWADPADRPDGTIQVRTRSVATGKWSGWEPLSVSDIGPDGAEAAGSGRRGGTDPLWVGDSDGVATRIQGQGKGLLAGLRLDLIDPGRETGGKGGGMVLTEDESASPSPSAPAGVEPSDPPADLPTAASDAPSSGPASASAPSSAATTTTTATTTPAQTAAPTSTVPVKAQFPSYVSRKAWSADETIVKSIDVGTEVRALWLHHTATTNDYSCAESAAIVRGIQSYHVKSNGWSDIGYNYLLDKCGTLFEGRRGGVENPVVGAHTQGFNTNYAAISVIGNYETAPSTEPVETVVAQVAAARLGKYGYNPTSSATFTAGSTNDKLKAGAKVTLPRLSGHRDLDATACPGANLYARLPAIRAKSQLMVTGMGLTSLTGGGYAGGAWYVRNSATLTWTMATTAADVARINVYLDGAKVSQLDGAARSVKLAIPPGGHYVTVIAVHTSGSSARINATVYGDVTLPTITVPAVSLRTGTYTSAAAPVTVGFTARDNLRMGSVVVSRPRAATLAGTASSWATTVKPGAKLGYTVTARDVAGNARAASATQSVLYVAETKAKKTGAWTKRTSGSYLSGKALTASKKNAKLTYTFTGRSAALLFSRGPRTGKAYVYLDGKKVATVDTKAGSTKYRQALWVKALTSKKHTVMIVVAGTSGRPAVVSDGLAYVK; this is translated from the coding sequence ATGAATCGGAAGCTGGCCATCGGCTGGGGCGCCGCCGTCGCGGTGCTCGCCGCCGGGGGTGGCGTCGCGGCGCTCACCTGGCCGTCCGGGCCCGGGGACAGCACGGTGGCCGCGGGGGTCACCGTGCTGCCGCCGGACCCGCGGCCGGAGCCGCCGCGGATCAAGACCGCGCTGCACACCGTCGACGTGGCCACCCCGAGCGGCGTGCCGCAGCGGGACACCGAGCGGTTCAGCCTGCTCGGGGTGACCTGGGCCGACCCGGCGGACCGGCCGGACGGCACGATCCAGGTGCGGACCCGCAGCGTGGCCACCGGCAAGTGGTCCGGGTGGGAGCCGCTGTCGGTCAGCGACATCGGGCCGGACGGCGCCGAGGCCGCCGGGTCCGGGCGCCGGGGCGGCACCGACCCGCTCTGGGTGGGCGACTCGGACGGGGTGGCCACCCGGATCCAGGGGCAGGGCAAGGGCCTGCTGGCCGGGCTGCGGCTCGACCTGATCGACCCGGGCCGGGAGACCGGCGGCAAGGGCGGCGGCATGGTGCTGACCGAGGACGAGTCGGCGTCGCCGTCGCCCTCCGCGCCGGCCGGCGTGGAGCCGTCGGACCCGCCCGCGGACTTGCCGACCGCGGCGTCGGACGCCCCGTCCAGCGGCCCGGCGAGCGCGAGCGCGCCGTCCAGCGCCGCGACCACCACGACGACCGCGACCACCACGCCGGCGCAGACCGCGGCGCCCACCTCCACGGTGCCGGTCAAGGCGCAGTTCCCCAGTTACGTCTCGCGCAAGGCGTGGAGCGCCGACGAGACCATCGTCAAGTCGATCGACGTGGGTACCGAGGTCCGCGCGCTCTGGCTGCACCACACGGCGACCACCAACGACTACAGCTGCGCCGAGTCGGCCGCGATCGTGCGCGGCATCCAGAGCTACCACGTGAAGAGCAACGGCTGGTCGGACATCGGCTACAACTACCTGCTGGACAAGTGCGGCACCCTCTTCGAGGGCCGCCGCGGCGGCGTGGAGAACCCGGTGGTGGGCGCGCACACCCAGGGCTTCAACACCAACTACGCGGCGATCTCGGTGATCGGCAACTACGAGACCGCGCCGTCCACCGAGCCGGTCGAGACGGTTGTCGCGCAGGTCGCCGCGGCCCGGCTCGGCAAGTACGGCTACAACCCGACCAGCAGCGCCACCTTCACCGCCGGCTCCACCAACGACAAGCTCAAGGCCGGCGCCAAGGTCACCCTGCCCCGGCTGTCCGGGCACCGCGACCTGGACGCCACCGCCTGCCCGGGCGCCAACCTGTACGCCCGGTTGCCCGCCATCCGGGCCAAGTCGCAGCTGATGGTCACCGGCATGGGGCTCACCTCGCTGACCGGCGGCGGCTACGCCGGCGGGGCCTGGTACGTCCGCAACTCCGCCACCCTGACCTGGACCATGGCGACCACCGCGGCGGACGTCGCCCGGATCAACGTCTACCTGGACGGCGCCAAGGTCAGCCAGCTGGACGGCGCGGCCCGCAGCGTCAAGCTGGCGATCCCGCCGGGCGGGCACTACGTGACCGTGATCGCGGTGCACACCTCGGGCAGCTCCGCCCGGATCAACGCCACCGTCTACGGCGACGTCACGCTGCCCACCATCACCGTCCCCGCGGTCAGCCTGCGCACCGGCACGTACACCAGCGCGGCGGCGCCGGTCACCGTCGGCTTCACCGCGCGGGACAACCTGCGGATGGGCTCGGTCGTGGTGAGCCGGCCGCGCGCGGCGACCCTGGCCGGGACCGCGAGCAGCTGGGCCACCACCGTCAAACCGGGCGCCAAGCTGGGCTACACGGTCACCGCCCGGGACGTGGCCGGCAACGCCCGGGCCGCCTCGGCGACCCAGTCGGTGCTCTACGTCGCGGAGACCAAGGCGAAGAAGACCGGCGCCTGGACCAAGCGGACGTCCGGCTCGTACCTGAGCGGCAAGGCGCTCACCGCGAGCAAGAAGAACGCCAAGCTGACATACACCTTCACCGGCCGGTCGGCGGCGCTGCTCTTCTCCCGCGGGCCGCGCACCGGCAAGGCGTACGTGTACCTGGACGGCAAGAAGGTCGCCACGGTGGACACCAAGGCCGGCTCGACGAAGTACCGTCAGGCCCTCTGGGTCAAGGCGTTGACCAGCAAGAAGCACACCGTCATGATCGTGGTCGCCGGGACCTCCGGCCGCCCGGCGGTGGTGAGCGACGGCCTGGCGTACGTCAAATGA
- a CDS encoding FtsX-like permease family protein, with the protein MNTILRTQLSGVARRPSRMLLTGLAVLVASFVVFATVLAQQITERSVLDGLSGTPEAVDLVVRDGAITDKQLAAITALPGVSRTAARTAIGAQFGGQYLNLTADPGSGPLALVTPTEGRYPSAAGEIAVTPRTVQLLGLTVGSTATVDPGTGKKVPLTVVGVVEPPQDFGYDAYAPAGTVTGLVPDPYLQQVDIDLDGGADLDRVSAAVSAIFAGVKQDERPDVATGADVRLAEARSRAAQIDQVFAVVGMFVAIAVAAAGLIAASTFRIVFAQRMRQLALLRAVGAGRGAMFRALAAEGALTGLLTGTVGVLAALAAGHAVPAVLRGFGWKVLGPGLPVLPAIGTVLLAMVISVVAVLAPAISASRVAPLEALRAAAGTGARTGIGALRWAAGLLPLAGAVALAGYVFANLPGPDAENYDAESMLLAVVASGALAFIALIALGPVLVRPVLAVAGWPLRRFGPVGRLAIGGVGGSARRAAAVSVVVALGVTLTAGVLVGGASIRVLGDRELAASAPADFELTGGAGVTLPAGFVEKAKASGELTRVVSYRRIATAKVGQLEDLAVTDLDMAALPRLRDLDVKHGSVDDLGPGKAVLAGYVADLAGLGVGDRVAVTSKGKKAELTVAAVLGDDAPLHTGLLVAPADLTALGVGPAASGVLADAAHDGDSGRTEGLRAMRAVSAGNPDFAVNVLADQRDELNASLTALLAIALGLIGLTVLIAVVGVGATTALSVVERVRESGLLRAIGMSRAGLRAMLTAESGLYGVIGAVLGLLLGVPYAWLAIQAIGVNAPLAIPVWQLAGAFLVLVALTALAGVLPARRAAKVSPVTALGTE; encoded by the coding sequence ATGAACACCATTCTGCGTACGCAGCTGAGCGGCGTCGCCCGTCGCCCGTCCCGGATGCTGCTCACCGGGCTGGCGGTGCTGGTCGCCTCGTTCGTCGTGTTCGCCACCGTGCTGGCCCAGCAGATCACCGAGCGCAGCGTGCTGGACGGGCTCAGCGGCACCCCGGAGGCGGTCGACCTGGTGGTCCGCGACGGGGCGATCACCGACAAGCAGCTCGCCGCGATCACCGCGCTGCCCGGGGTGTCCCGGACCGCCGCCCGGACCGCGATCGGCGCCCAGTTCGGCGGGCAGTACCTGAACCTCACCGCCGACCCGGGCAGCGGGCCGCTCGCCCTGGTCACGCCGACCGAGGGGCGGTACCCGAGCGCGGCCGGCGAGATCGCGGTGACGCCGCGGACCGTGCAGCTGCTCGGGCTGACCGTCGGCTCGACCGCCACGGTCGACCCGGGCACCGGCAAGAAGGTGCCGCTCACGGTGGTCGGCGTGGTCGAGCCGCCGCAGGACTTCGGGTACGACGCGTACGCGCCGGCCGGCACGGTCACCGGGCTGGTGCCGGATCCGTACCTCCAGCAGGTCGACATCGACCTGGACGGGGGAGCGGACCTGGACCGGGTGTCGGCCGCGGTGTCGGCGATCTTCGCCGGGGTCAAGCAGGACGAGCGACCGGACGTGGCCACGGGGGCCGACGTCCGGCTCGCCGAGGCCCGCTCCCGGGCCGCCCAGATCGACCAGGTGTTCGCCGTGGTCGGGATGTTCGTGGCGATCGCCGTCGCGGCCGCCGGGCTGATCGCCGCCAGCACCTTCCGGATCGTCTTCGCCCAGCGGATGCGCCAGCTCGCATTGCTCCGCGCGGTCGGCGCCGGCCGTGGCGCGATGTTCCGCGCGCTGGCTGCCGAGGGCGCGCTGACCGGACTGCTCACCGGCACGGTCGGGGTGCTGGCCGCGCTCGCCGCCGGGCACGCCGTACCGGCCGTGCTGCGCGGCTTCGGCTGGAAGGTGCTCGGGCCCGGCCTGCCGGTGCTGCCCGCGATCGGCACCGTCCTGCTGGCCATGGTGATCTCGGTGGTCGCGGTGCTCGCCCCGGCGATCTCCGCGTCCCGGGTCGCGCCGCTGGAGGCGCTGCGCGCCGCCGCCGGCACCGGCGCCCGCACCGGCATCGGCGCGCTGCGCTGGGCGGCCGGGCTGCTGCCGCTGGCCGGGGCGGTCGCCCTGGCCGGGTACGTCTTCGCCAACCTGCCCGGCCCGGACGCCGAGAACTACGACGCGGAGAGCATGCTGCTGGCCGTGGTGGCCTCCGGCGCCCTCGCCTTCATCGCGCTGATCGCGCTCGGCCCGGTCCTGGTCCGGCCGGTGCTCGCGGTGGCCGGCTGGCCGCTGCGCCGGTTCGGCCCGGTCGGCCGGCTGGCGATCGGCGGGGTGGGCGGCAGCGCCCGCCGGGCCGCCGCGGTGTCGGTGGTGGTCGCGCTCGGTGTCACGCTGACCGCCGGGGTGCTGGTCGGCGGCGCGTCGATCCGGGTGCTCGGCGACCGGGAGCTGGCCGCGTCCGCCCCGGCCGACTTCGAGCTGACCGGCGGCGCCGGGGTCACCCTGCCGGCCGGGTTCGTGGAGAAGGCCAAGGCCAGCGGGGAGCTGACCCGGGTGGTCTCGTACCGGCGGATCGCGACCGCGAAGGTCGGCCAGCTCGAGGACCTGGCGGTCACCGACCTGGACATGGCGGCGCTGCCCCGGCTGCGTGACCTGGACGTCAAGCACGGCTCGGTGGACGATCTGGGTCCCGGCAAGGCGGTGCTGGCCGGCTACGTCGCCGACCTGGCCGGGCTGGGCGTGGGGGACCGGGTCGCGGTCACCAGCAAGGGCAAGAAGGCCGAGCTGACCGTGGCCGCGGTGCTCGGCGACGACGCCCCGCTGCACACCGGGCTGCTGGTGGCGCCGGCCGACCTGACCGCGCTCGGCGTCGGGCCGGCAGCCAGCGGGGTGCTCGCCGACGCGGCGCACGACGGGGACAGCGGGCGTACCGAAGGGCTGCGGGCGATGCGCGCGGTCAGCGCCGGCAACCCGGACTTCGCCGTGAACGTCCTGGCCGACCAGCGGGACGAGCTGAACGCGTCGCTGACCGCGCTGCTCGCCATCGCACTGGGCCTGATCGGGCTGACCGTGCTGATCGCCGTGGTCGGGGTGGGCGCCACCACCGCGCTGTCGGTGGTCGAGCGGGTCCGCGAGTCCGGGCTGCTCCGGGCGATCGGGATGTCCCGGGCCGGCCTGCGCGCCATGCTCACCGCCGAGTCCGGCCTGTACGGCGTGATCGGCGCGGTGCTCGGGCTGCTGCTCGGCGTCCCGTACGCCTGGCTGGCCATCCAGGCGATCGGCGTGAACGCCCCGCTGGCCATCCCGGTGTGGCAGCTGGCCGGCGCGTTCCTGGTGCTGGTGGCGCTGACCGCGCTGGCCGGGGTGCTGCCGGCCCGCCGCGCGGCCAAGGTGAGCCCGGTGACCGCGCTCGGCACCGAGTAG
- a CDS encoding ABC transporter ATP-binding protein, whose translation MQTQSSPPLGRDALAAVAAVDLVKVYGAGDTAVRALDGVTVGFERARFTAIMGPSGSGKSTLMHCLAGLDTATSGQVLLGGSDLTKQSDKVLTKVRRERIGFVFQSFNLLPQLTAERNITLPLDLGGRKPDAELLDRLVTTLGLGGRLGHLPSELSGGQQQRVALARALVSRPEVLFADEPTGNLDSKSGAEVLGLLRASTRDLGQTIVMVTHDPGAAAHADRVVLLADGQLAGEIHNPDIASVTAALHQLAAGR comes from the coding sequence ATGCAGACGCAGTCCTCACCCCCGCTCGGCCGCGACGCCCTCGCGGCGGTCGCGGCCGTCGACCTGGTGAAGGTGTACGGCGCCGGCGACACCGCGGTCCGCGCCCTGGACGGAGTCACGGTCGGCTTCGAGCGGGCCCGGTTCACCGCGATCATGGGTCCGTCCGGTTCCGGCAAGTCCACCCTGATGCACTGCCTGGCCGGGCTGGACACCGCCACCTCGGGCCAGGTGCTGCTCGGCGGCAGCGACCTGACCAAGCAGAGCGACAAGGTGCTGACCAAGGTGCGCCGGGAGCGGATCGGCTTCGTCTTCCAGTCGTTCAACCTGCTCCCGCAGCTCACCGCGGAGCGCAACATCACGCTGCCGCTGGACCTGGGCGGCCGCAAGCCGGACGCCGAGCTGCTGGACCGGCTGGTCACCACGCTCGGGCTGGGCGGCCGGCTCGGCCACCTGCCCAGCGAGCTCTCCGGCGGCCAGCAGCAGCGGGTGGCGCTGGCCCGGGCCCTGGTCTCCCGGCCCGAGGTGCTCTTCGCCGACGAGCCGACCGGCAACCTGGACTCCAAGTCCGGCGCCGAGGTGCTCGGCCTGCTCCGGGCCTCGACCCGGGACCTGGGCCAGACCATCGTGATGGTCACCCACGACCCGGGCGCGGCCGCGCACGCCGACCGGGTGGTGCTGCTCGCCGACGGGCAGCTGGCCGGGGAGATCCACAATCCGGACATCGCGTCGGTCACCGCCGCGCTGCACCAGCTGGCGGCCGGGCGATGA